From a single Pyruvatibacter sp. genomic region:
- the rplU gene encoding 50S ribosomal protein L21, producing the protein MFAVIRTGGKQYKVAQNDVLSVEKLEGEPGDKIEIGEVLMVGGEGDAKVGSPLLDGAKVSAEVLGHGRDRKVRIFKKVRRHTYRRTKGHRQHKTQIRITGISA; encoded by the coding sequence ATGTTCGCGGTCATCCGCACTGGCGGTAAGCAGTACAAAGTGGCACAGAACGATGTGCTTTCTGTCGAAAAGCTCGAAGGCGAGCCCGGCGACAAGATTGAAATCGGCGAAGTGCTGATGGTTGGTGGAGAGGGCGATGCCAAAGTGGGCAGCCCGCTTCTGGATGGCGCCAAGGTCTCCGCTGAGGTTCTGGGCCACGGCCGCGACCGCAAGGTGCGCATCTTCAAAAAGGTGCGGCGACACACATACCGGCGCACCAAAGGCCACCGCCAGCACAAGACCCAGATCAGGATCACCGGCATCAGCGCGTAA
- a CDS encoding GNAT family N-acetyltransferase, giving the protein MTTDRLTLRWLIPDDAQRLTELASNWNVARMLARLPYPYPENGAEDWLATHADMRTRGHGSPYAITLAGTLIGVVGVERMDDGRVELGYWLGEPYWGHGYATEAAKAATHIGFADLGVGTLTSGHFEENAASGRVLQKCGFRYTGTSMRPCLARGEDMASVDLAMTRDAWLAGLVASATLQVA; this is encoded by the coding sequence ATGACAACCGACCGATTGACCCTGCGGTGGCTCATACCGGATGACGCTCAGCGCCTGACAGAACTAGCCAGCAACTGGAACGTGGCCCGTATGCTGGCGCGGTTGCCTTACCCCTACCCTGAGAATGGCGCCGAAGACTGGCTGGCCACCCACGCCGACATGCGCACACGCGGGCACGGCTCACCCTATGCCATAACGCTTGCCGGCACTCTCATCGGCGTGGTCGGTGTTGAACGGATGGACGATGGCCGCGTTGAGCTTGGCTACTGGCTGGGCGAACCTTATTGGGGCCACGGCTACGCCACGGAAGCCGCCAAAGCTGCAACTCATATTGGCTTTGCGGACCTTGGCGTCGGCACACTCACATCCGGGCACTTCGAGGAAAACGCAGCGTCCGGCCGCGTACTGCAAAAATGCGGGTTTCGCTATACTGGCACCTCAATGCGCCCCTGCCTTGCCCGCGGAGAGGACATGGCATCCGTCGATCTCGCCATGACCCGAGATGCCTGGCTTGCAGGCCTGGTGGCGTCCGCAACCCTTCAGGTGGCATAA
- a CDS encoding glutamate-5-semialdehyde dehydrogenase — translation MSVVKTLHTAGPDVVATMAQLGRNAREAAKALRTAPRKQKDAALLAAAMTIRADVDLILDANAKDMEAAKARGLTGALIDRLMLDDARIEAMAKGLEAIVALDDPVGTTITEWDMPSGLHIERRRVPLGVIGIIYESRPNVTADAGALCLKSGNAVILRGGSESFHSSRAIHTILEHGLDAAQLPSTAIQLVPTTDRAAVGEMLKGLDGTLDLLVPRGGRSLTERVTNEARVPVLGHLDGLCHVYIDKDADMEMAKKIAVNAKMRRTGICGAAETLLVDEAVAATHLPAVATALKDAGCELRGDDKARALMPDMAAATDDDWRTEYLDAIITVAVVPGVKGALDHIAKYGSQHTESIVTDNQQTADTFLTQCDSAILLHNASTQFADGGEFGMGAEIGIATGKLHARGPVGLEQLTTFKYVVRGSGQTRP, via the coding sequence ATGAGCGTTGTTAAAACCCTCCACACCGCAGGCCCTGATGTTGTCGCCACCATGGCGCAGCTTGGCCGCAACGCCCGCGAAGCCGCCAAAGCTCTGCGCACAGCGCCGCGCAAACAAAAAGACGCAGCACTTCTTGCCGCCGCCATGACCATCCGCGCCGACGTGGACCTCATTCTGGACGCCAATGCAAAGGACATGGAGGCTGCAAAAGCACGCGGCCTCACCGGTGCACTGATTGACCGCCTGATGCTGGATGACGCGCGCATTGAGGCCATGGCAAAAGGCCTGGAGGCCATTGTCGCGCTGGACGATCCGGTGGGCACCACCATCACCGAATGGGACATGCCGTCTGGCCTGCATATTGAGCGCCGCCGCGTACCCCTGGGCGTTATCGGCATCATTTACGAAAGTCGTCCCAACGTGACGGCAGACGCGGGTGCCCTGTGCCTCAAATCCGGCAACGCGGTCATTTTGCGGGGCGGGTCCGAGAGCTTTCATTCCTCGCGCGCCATCCACACCATTCTGGAACACGGCCTTGATGCAGCCCAGTTGCCTTCAACGGCTATCCAGCTTGTGCCCACGACCGACCGCGCCGCTGTTGGCGAAATGCTCAAGGGCCTTGATGGCACACTAGACCTGCTGGTGCCGCGCGGTGGCCGCAGCCTCACCGAACGCGTGACCAACGAAGCGCGTGTGCCTGTGCTTGGCCACCTTGATGGCCTGTGCCATGTCTATATCGACAAAGATGCTGACATGGAGATGGCGAAGAAAATCGCCGTCAACGCCAAGATGCGCCGCACCGGCATTTGCGGTGCTGCTGAAACGCTGCTGGTGGACGAGGCGGTGGCGGCCACTCACCTGCCCGCCGTCGCCACCGCGCTCAAAGATGCGGGATGCGAACTGCGGGGCGACGACAAAGCCCGCGCCCTAATGCCAGACATGGCAGCCGCCACAGACGATGATTGGCGTACGGAATATCTCGATGCCATCATCACAGTCGCCGTTGTGCCCGGCGTCAAGGGCGCACTGGACCATATTGCCAAATATGGCTCACAGCACACCGAAAGCATTGTCACTGACAATCAGCAAACTGCAGATACTTTCCTGACCCAATGCGACAGCGCGATCCTGCTGCACAATGCCTCAACCCAGTTTGCCGATGGCGGCGAGTTCGGCATGGGCGCTGAAATCGGCATTGCCACCGGCAAGCTGCACGCGCGCGGGCCCGTGGGCCTTGAGCAACTCACAACCTTCAAATACGTGGTGCGCGGCAGCGGCCAGACGCGGCCCTAG
- the rsfS gene encoding ribosome silencing factor translates to MSQSDRLRSAALACLDDTKAEDVVTIDLKGKSSIADCMVIASGRSQRHVGSVADYLVEAVKKAGCKTPRVEGMTHCDWVLIDAGDVLVHVFRPEVRDFYNLERLWSSDMPEDQLAN, encoded by the coding sequence ATGTCCCAATCGGACAGGCTGCGCAGTGCAGCCCTTGCGTGTCTGGACGACACCAAGGCCGAGGACGTTGTCACCATTGATCTCAAGGGCAAATCATCCATCGCAGACTGCATGGTCATCGCCAGCGGTCGCTCGCAGCGCCATGTCGGCTCTGTGGCGGACTATCTGGTGGAGGCCGTCAAGAAGGCCGGCTGCAAGACGCCGCGCGTGGAAGGCATGACCCATTGCGACTGGGTGCTGATTGATGCGGGCGACGTGCTGGTGCATGTGTTCCGTCCCGAAGTACGGGATTTCTACAATCTGGAACGCCTGTGGTCGTCTGACATGCCGGAGGACCAGCTCGCCAACTAG
- the proB gene encoding glutamate 5-kinase: protein MTERLTNAKRVVVKIGSALLVDAATGKIRTVWLKTLAADIARMRTRGQQVIVVSSGAIAVGSKALGLGPRASLALEESQAAAAYGQIGLARAYQEALDGHDIKIAQVLLTLGDTEGRRSYLNARSTLTKLLDFNLVPVVNENDTVATTEIRYGDNDRLSARVASMVDADCLVLLSDIDGLYTDDPAKNKSATLVREVSDITADIEAMAGTAGTDMSTGGMITKLEAGRIATQAGVHMVIARGAVDHPLQAIEDGANATWFTAHATPADARKRWISGSLKAVGTIVVDDGAERALGRGRSLLPAGVIKVTGRFDRGDAVIVKNMSGVELGRGLAAYGSTDAARIAGHKSGEIEALLGYRGRDEMIHRDHLALNRTAKDTKSELPK, encoded by the coding sequence ATGACCGAGCGGCTGACAAATGCTAAGCGCGTCGTCGTTAAAATCGGCTCCGCCCTGCTGGTGGACGCAGCAACAGGCAAAATCCGCACGGTGTGGCTCAAAACACTTGCCGCAGACATTGCCCGTATGCGCACGCGCGGCCAGCAGGTGATTGTTGTATCGTCCGGCGCCATAGCGGTTGGCAGCAAGGCGCTGGGCCTTGGCCCCCGCGCCTCGCTGGCGCTCGAAGAAAGCCAGGCGGCGGCCGCCTACGGCCAGATAGGTCTTGCCCGCGCCTATCAGGAAGCCCTTGATGGCCACGACATAAAAATTGCGCAGGTGTTGCTTACGCTTGGCGACACCGAAGGCCGCCGCAGCTACCTCAACGCCCGCTCCACCCTCACCAAACTGCTGGACTTCAACCTTGTGCCCGTGGTCAACGAAAACGACACGGTAGCAACCACTGAAATCCGCTACGGGGACAACGACCGTCTGTCGGCGCGCGTGGCCAGCATGGTGGATGCAGACTGTCTGGTGTTGTTGTCCGACATTGATGGTCTTTATACGGACGACCCGGCCAAAAACAAATCCGCCACTCTGGTGCGCGAAGTCAGCGACATCACCGCCGACATTGAAGCCATGGCAGGCACCGCAGGCACCGACATGTCCACCGGCGGCATGATTACCAAGCTGGAGGCAGGCCGCATTGCCACCCAGGCCGGCGTCCACATGGTGATTGCCAGGGGCGCTGTCGATCATCCGCTTCAGGCCATTGAAGACGGCGCCAACGCCACCTGGTTTACCGCCCACGCCACCCCCGCCGACGCACGCAAACGCTGGATCAGCGGCAGCCTCAAGGCTGTGGGCACGATTGTGGTGGACGACGGCGCTGAACGCGCGCTTGGCCGTGGCCGCAGCTTGCTGCCCGCAGGCGTTATAAAAGTCACTGGCCGGTTTGACCGGGGCGACGCTGTGATTGTGAAAAACATGAGTGGCGTTGAACTGGGTCGCGGCCTTGCAGCGTATGGATCAACGGATGCCGCACGCATTGCCGGGCACAAAAGCGGTGAAATAGAAGCCCTGCTCGGCTACCGTGGCCGCGATGAAATGATCCACCGCGATCATCTGGCCCTTAACCGCACGGCAAAAGACACCAAAAGCGAGTTGCCAAAATGA
- a CDS encoding GNAT family N-acetyltransferase, producing MTHVLPALSDIVIKTERLVMRPLAVADAQAFATAASDPRIGDVMDHIPTPCPAELVSAWAADAPDGITAGTDYSLVITDKAQNTLLGAANLGRMVALGVSGRQFELSYWLAPSHWGNGLATECATGLRDWAFETLKAGGLRAACAMTNKASTRVLEKTGFHFINTTAFDASGKLPARLRTNFRMDKPRWEALTQHSHLSTAS from the coding sequence ATGACACACGTTCTCCCAGCCCTGAGCGACATCGTGATCAAGACCGAGCGTCTGGTCATGCGCCCGCTTGCGGTCGCGGACGCACAGGCTTTTGCAACTGCCGCCAGCGATCCCCGCATCGGCGACGTGATGGACCATATCCCCACGCCCTGCCCTGCCGAACTGGTGAGCGCATGGGCGGCAGACGCACCTGACGGGATTACGGCGGGCACGGATTATTCTTTGGTCATCACAGACAAAGCCCAAAACACTCTGTTAGGGGCAGCAAATCTCGGCCGCATGGTGGCGCTTGGGGTGTCGGGCCGACAGTTTGAACTCAGCTACTGGCTGGCCCCTTCCCACTGGGGCAACGGGTTGGCGACCGAATGCGCTACGGGCCTGCGCGACTGGGCGTTCGAAACACTGAAGGCCGGTGGCCTGCGCGCGGCATGTGCCATGACAAACAAAGCTTCAACACGCGTGCTTGAAAAGACCGGGTTCCATTTCATAAACACAACCGCGTTTGACGCATCCGGCAAACTTCCTGCAAGACTGCGCACCAATTTCCGCATGGACAAACCCCGCTGGGAAGCGCTCACACAGCATTCTCATTTGAGCACAGCATCATGA
- the obgE gene encoding GTPase ObgE: MKFLDQAKVFIASGAGGNGTVSFRREKYIEFGGPDGGDGGKGGDVWAECVHSLNTLIDYRYQQHFKARRGESGAGRDRFGKGGDDVVLKLPVGTQIFEEDNETLIADLTEAGQRVLLARGGNGGWGNARFKSATNRAPRRANEGQEAEERWIWLRLKLIADAGLVGLPNAGKSTFLAAVTAAKPKIADYPFTTLTPNLGVVKVDEAAFVLADIPGLIEGAHEGLGLGDRFLGHVERTNVLLHLVDATQDDVANAYTTIRTELSAYGNGLAEKPELVALSKVDALTDEARAEKAAELEAVSSSKPILLSSASGEGVTDALRAINVYVARVRQMQIDEAEAKEAEATAIREQRPVPDESWRP; this comes from the coding sequence ATGAAGTTTCTCGATCAGGCAAAAGTCTTTATTGCGTCCGGCGCGGGCGGCAACGGCACGGTGTCATTCCGCCGGGAAAAATACATCGAGTTCGGCGGACCAGACGGCGGCGACGGCGGCAAGGGCGGCGACGTATGGGCGGAATGCGTGCATTCGCTGAACACCCTCATTGATTATCGCTACCAGCAGCACTTCAAGGCCAGGCGCGGTGAGAGCGGCGCAGGCCGCGATCGGTTCGGCAAGGGCGGCGACGACGTGGTGCTGAAACTCCCCGTCGGTACGCAGATTTTTGAAGAAGACAACGAAACCCTGATTGCCGATCTCACCGAAGCAGGCCAGCGCGTGTTGCTGGCCAGGGGCGGCAATGGCGGCTGGGGCAATGCGCGCTTCAAGAGCGCCACCAACCGCGCCCCGCGCCGCGCCAATGAAGGCCAGGAGGCTGAAGAACGCTGGATCTGGCTGCGCCTCAAACTCATTGCGGACGCTGGCCTTGTGGGCCTTCCCAACGCCGGAAAATCCACGTTTCTGGCCGCCGTCACCGCCGCCAAACCCAAGATCGCCGATTATCCCTTCACCACCCTCACCCCCAATCTGGGCGTGGTGAAGGTGGATGAGGCAGCGTTTGTGCTGGCAGACATTCCCGGCCTCATCGAAGGCGCACACGAGGGCCTGGGGCTGGGCGACCGCTTTTTGGGACACGTCGAGCGCACCAACGTGTTGCTGCATCTGGTGGACGCAACCCAGGACGATGTGGCCAACGCCTACACCACCATTCGCACCGAATTGTCAGCATACGGAAACGGCCTTGCCGAAAAGCCTGAACTGGTGGCGCTCAGCAAGGTGGATGCGCTCACCGACGAGGCCCGCGCCGAAAAAGCCGCCGAGCTGGAAGCCGTCAGCAGCAGCAAACCCATATTGCTGTCCAGCGCCAGCGGCGAAGGCGTGACGGATGCCCTTCGCGCCATCAACGTCTATGTCGCCCGCGTCCGGCAAATGCAGATTGACGAAGCCGAGGCCAAAGAGGCCGAAGCGACCGCTATCAGGGAACAACGCCCTGTACCTGACGAAAGCTGGCGGCCATGA
- the rpmA gene encoding 50S ribosomal protein L27: MAHKKAGGSSRNGRDSAGRRLGIKKFGGEAVIPGNIILRQRGTKWHPGENVGMGKDHTIFAKIEGNVSFRTRAGDRTFVSVVPTTPASAAAE; this comes from the coding sequence ATGGCACATAAAAAAGCAGGCGGCTCATCCCGCAACGGTCGTGATTCAGCCGGCCGGCGCCTTGGCATCAAGAAGTTCGGTGGCGAAGCCGTGATCCCCGGCAACATCATTTTGCGCCAGCGCGGCACCAAGTGGCATCCGGGCGAAAATGTCGGCATGGGCAAGGATCACACGATCTTCGCCAAGATCGAGGGCAACGTGTCGTTCCGCACCCGTGCAGGCGACCGCACCTTCGTATCAGTGGTCCCGACGACCCCGGCATCAGCCGCGGCTGAATAA
- the egtD gene encoding L-histidine N(alpha)-methyltransferase: MTTSSLLTAKKATRHDGALAFFVDQKPALSTFRDDVLTGLSASPRAIAPKYFYDERGSELFDQICQTPEYYPTRTELGLLETYGADIARAVGPSSLVIEYGAGSSLKIRRLLEALDRPAGYVAVDISRDYLHGQMAALAADMPDISVGAICADFTKGFDLPPEIQPLGDRKLGFLPGSTIGNFTPAEARALLERSTRLLGKGGQFLIGVDLKKPKHILDSAYDDDGGVTAQFNLNLLTRMQTELGAELNAEGFDHVAFYNGEKGRVEMHLAARGPQTIRLEGHAFAFADGERIHTESSYKYDADAFIEMAQQAGFTARGLWTDDNSLFSLHLLEVAG; this comes from the coding sequence GTGACCACAAGCTCATTACTGACCGCCAAAAAAGCCACCCGACACGACGGAGCACTTGCGTTCTTCGTTGACCAAAAACCCGCGCTTTCCACCTTCAGGGACGACGTGCTGACAGGCCTTTCCGCCAGCCCGCGCGCCATAGCGCCAAAATATTTTTATGACGAACGCGGCTCGGAACTGTTCGACCAAATCTGTCAGACCCCGGAATATTATCCGACCCGCACTGAACTGGGCCTGCTTGAAACATACGGCGCAGACATTGCCCGCGCTGTCGGGCCAAGCAGTCTGGTGATTGAATATGGCGCGGGCTCAAGCCTCAAGATCCGCCGCCTGCTTGAGGCGCTCGACAGGCCTGCAGGCTATGTGGCCGTGGACATCAGCCGCGACTACTTGCATGGCCAGATGGCCGCCCTGGCTGCCGACATGCCGGATATTTCGGTTGGCGCGATCTGCGCAGATTTCACAAAGGGTTTTGACCTGCCGCCGGAAATCCAACCGTTGGGCGACCGCAAGCTGGGTTTCCTGCCCGGCTCCACCATTGGCAACTTTACGCCGGCAGAGGCCCGCGCCCTGCTGGAGCGCAGCACGCGGTTGTTGGGCAAAGGCGGCCAGTTTCTCATTGGTGTGGACCTGAAAAAACCAAAGCACATTCTGGATTCAGCCTATGACGACGATGGCGGCGTCACCGCGCAGTTCAATCTCAACCTGCTGACGCGGATGCAAACCGAGCTTGGCGCCGAGTTGAATGCCGAAGGTTTTGACCATGTGGCTTTCTACAACGGGGAAAAGGGCCGGGTGGAAATGCACCTGGCAGCGCGCGGCCCCCAGACCATCCGCCTTGAAGGCCACGCCTTCGCGTTTGCCGACGGCGAACGCATCCACACGGAAAGTTCGTACAAATACGACGCGGACGCGTTTATAGAGATGGCGCAGCAGGCCGGATTTACCGCACGCGGCCTTTGGACCGACGACAACAGCCTGTTCAGCCTTCACTTGCTGGAAGTTGCCGGTTAA
- the egtB gene encoding ergothioneine biosynthesis protein EgtB: MARFDTVRAATQSLAAPLTAEDEMLQSMEDASPIRWHRAHTAWFFETFVLKPHDTSYRPIDPIYDYLFNSYYQAVGPQYPRPNRGLVSRPDVQEVTAYRAHVDGAVTSLAQSTDDATWATVAPLIELGLHHEQQHQELMVTDLKHALSFNPIWPAVYPAPDDAPTTATALNWVDFPGGLTRCGHDFADPASGFAYDCEGPRHQVLLRDFALASRPVTNAEYLAFIEDGGYADPRWWHAEGWDHVQSGGWQAPLYWLRDVTTKSWTVYTLHGRVPVNPHEPVCHISFFEAAAYAEWHSETHGDARLPTEFELEHAASNTETTGHYAGTHPGKQPLHPRAADPTAQGLQQLFGTVWEWTQSAYLPYPGFTPAAGAIGEYNGKFMVNQMVLRGGSVATAQNHMRATYRNFFPAHARWQFAGLRLARDV; the protein is encoded by the coding sequence ATGGCACGCTTTGATACTGTGCGCGCGGCCACCCAAAGCCTTGCCGCCCCCCTGACGGCCGAAGATGAAATGCTGCAATCGATGGAGGATGCCAGCCCCATCCGCTGGCACCGGGCGCACACAGCATGGTTCTTTGAAACATTTGTGTTGAAGCCCCACGACACGTCTTACAGGCCGATAGATCCGATCTACGACTATCTGTTCAACTCCTACTATCAGGCGGTCGGACCACAATATCCGCGTCCCAATCGCGGACTGGTGTCGCGACCCGATGTGCAGGAAGTCACCGCGTATCGGGCGCACGTGGATGGCGCGGTGACATCATTGGCGCAGTCCACTGATGACGCGACGTGGGCAACAGTGGCGCCGCTGATTGAACTTGGCCTGCATCACGAACAGCAGCATCAGGAGCTGATGGTCACAGACCTCAAACATGCGCTGTCGTTCAACCCGATATGGCCTGCTGTTTATCCGGCTCCTGATGACGCGCCGACAACAGCCACTGCGCTCAATTGGGTTGATTTTCCCGGCGGACTCACGCGCTGCGGCCACGACTTTGCAGACCCGGCATCAGGCTTTGCATATGACTGCGAAGGTCCGCGCCATCAGGTGCTGCTGCGTGACTTTGCACTTGCATCCCGACCCGTGACAAACGCCGAGTATCTGGCATTCATCGAGGATGGCGGCTACGCAGACCCGCGCTGGTGGCACGCCGAAGGGTGGGACCACGTGCAGTCCGGTGGCTGGCAGGCCCCGCTCTACTGGCTGCGCGATGTCACCACAAAAAGCTGGACCGTCTATACATTGCATGGCCGCGTGCCGGTAAACCCGCACGAGCCGGTCTGCCATATCTCGTTCTTTGAAGCCGCAGCCTACGCTGAATGGCACAGCGAGACACATGGAGATGCACGCCTGCCAACCGAGTTTGAGCTGGAGCACGCAGCATCAAACACAGAAACAACAGGCCACTACGCAGGCACTCACCCCGGCAAACAGCCGCTGCATCCGCGCGCGGCAGACCCCACCGCACAAGGCCTGCAACAACTGTTCGGCACCGTGTGGGAGTGGACCCAAAGCGCCTACCTGCCGTATCCCGGATTTACGCCCGCAGCGGGTGCAATTGGCGAATACAACGGCAAGTTCATGGTCAACCAGATGGTGCTGCGCGGCGGCAGCGTGGCCACGGCGCAAAACCACATGCGCGCCACCTACCGCAATTTCTTTCCCGCGCACGCGCGCTGGCAGTTCGCCGGACTGCGCCTTGCGCGCGATGTGTAA
- a CDS encoding nicotinate-nucleotide adenylyltransferase: MAVTLGSGLLKGLRIGLLGGSFNPAHDAHRHISLVALRHLNLHQVWWLVSPQNPLKSERGMAPFEQRMQSARDMAQHPAIRVTDMETQLGTRYTADTVRALTRRAPATHFVWLMGADNLLSFPRWHQWTRLMHSVPVAVIARPGYSLKARLSHAATRYAHSQYCVEAAAHLPGAKPPAWVFIEDQPNTLSSTRLRQELGAQWHTD, translated from the coding sequence ATGGCAGTCACGCTGGGGTCCGGCCTTTTGAAAGGCCTGCGTATCGGCCTGCTCGGCGGGTCGTTCAACCCGGCGCATGACGCGCATCGGCACATCAGCCTCGTGGCATTACGCCACCTCAACCTGCATCAGGTATGGTGGCTGGTGTCGCCACAAAACCCGCTCAAGTCCGAAAGAGGCATGGCCCCGTTTGAGCAGCGGATGCAAAGCGCCCGCGACATGGCACAGCATCCAGCCATTCGCGTGACCGATATGGAGACACAGCTTGGCACGCGCTACACTGCCGACACGGTGCGGGCACTCACGAGGCGCGCGCCCGCGACACATTTTGTGTGGTTGATGGGCGCGGATAATCTGCTGAGCTTTCCGCGCTGGCACCAATGGACCCGCCTCATGCACAGCGTGCCGGTGGCCGTGATTGCGCGGCCCGGCTACAGCCTCAAAGCCCGCCTGTCACATGCCGCAACCCGCTACGCTCACAGCCAGTATTGCGTTGAGGCGGCAGCGCACCTGCCCGGCGCAAAGCCACCCGCATGGGTGTTTATCGAGGACCAGCCAAACACATTGTCCTCCACCCGCCTGCGACAGGAGCTTGGCGCGCAGTGGCACACGGACTAA
- the rlmH gene encoding 23S rRNA (pseudouridine(1915)-N(3))-methyltransferase RlmH has product MRITVCAIGRMRDKHERALAEGYMSRAQALGRSLGITDVSLTEIETKGDTQADAKALLAALPDTALIVALDETGRQRTSRDLAHWLDQQKDGSTRDIAFVIGGADGHGPEVISKARETLSLGAMTWPHMLARIMLLEQIYRAISILARHPYHRD; this is encoded by the coding sequence ATGCGCATTACCGTCTGCGCCATCGGTCGCATGCGCGATAAACACGAACGCGCGCTCGCCGAGGGCTACATGTCCCGCGCCCAGGCGCTGGGCCGGTCCTTGGGCATTACCGATGTCTCATTGACCGAGATTGAAACCAAGGGCGACACGCAGGCCGACGCAAAAGCATTGCTTGCAGCCCTGCCCGATACAGCCCTGATTGTGGCGCTGGACGAAACCGGTCGCCAGCGCACCAGCCGCGACCTGGCCCATTGGCTGGATCAACAAAAAGACGGCAGCACCCGCGATATTGCCTTTGTTATCGGCGGTGCCGACGGACATGGGCCGGAAGTGATAAGCAAAGCCCGCGAGACCCTGTCGCTGGGCGCCATGACATGGCCGCATATGCTGGCCAGAATCATGTTGCTGGAACAGATTTACAGGGCAATATCCATTTTGGCCCGGCACCCCTATCATCGTGACTGA
- a CDS encoding CDP-alcohol phosphatidyltransferase family protein — protein sequence MMHDSSNNMATPKPEPSARSLDRSRAWAIHAFTASGAIIAMLALTAVTNGDPATAFLWLGLAFVVDGLDGPLARRYRVEQVLPRISGETLDLVVDYLTYVVIPAVMLASLDLLPEGSGTLTAGVVLAVSLYTFANRDMKTDDNYFEGFPAVWNVLVLYMWVLDTNPWANIAVIALCVALTFTRLKFTHPMRVVKLRTLTLVLTAIWATLSLLMVLTHPAPPHWAMWLWVALIGYFLWLTAHRTFVSGVSGE from the coding sequence ATGATGCACGATTCGAGCAACAACATGGCGACGCCAAAACCAGAGCCTTCTGCCCGGTCTTTAGACAGATCACGCGCCTGGGCCATTCACGCGTTCACAGCGTCCGGGGCCATCATTGCCATGCTGGCGCTCACCGCCGTCACCAATGGCGATCCGGCGACGGCGTTTTTGTGGCTGGGGCTGGCGTTTGTGGTGGATGGGCTCGATGGCCCGCTGGCGCGCCGCTACCGGGTTGAGCAGGTGCTGCCCCGCATTTCCGGTGAAACGCTGGATCTGGTGGTGGATTACCTCACATACGTGGTGATCCCCGCCGTCATGCTCGCGTCGCTGGACCTGTTGCCTGAGGGCTCGGGCACGCTGACCGCAGGCGTGGTGCTGGCTGTGTCGCTTTATACGTTTGCCAACCGCGACATGAAGACCGACGACAATTATTTTGAGGGCTTTCCGGCCGTGTGGAACGTGCTGGTGCTCTATATGTGGGTGCTGGACACCAACCCGTGGGCCAACATTGCCGTCATTGCCCTGTGCGTGGCGCTGACTTTCACCCGCCTCAAGTTCACCCACCCCATGCGTGTGGTGAAGCTGCGGACCCTGACCCTGGTGCTGACGGCCATCTGGGCAACCCTGAGCCTGTTGATGGTGCTCACACATCCCGCCCCGCCACACTGGGCCATGTGGCTGTGGGTGGCGCTGATTGGCTACTTCCTTTGGCTCACCGCCCATCGGACATTTGTTTCAGGCGTTTCGGGCGAATAA